In Paenibacillus hexagrammi, the following are encoded in one genomic region:
- a CDS encoding ParA family protein, with amino-acid sequence MSKIIAITNQKGGVGKTTTSVNLGASLASLGKRVLLVDIDPQGNTTSGIGVNKADVVYCIYDVLINDIHPKDATVETNVENLKIIPATIQLAGAEIELVPTISREVRLKKSLQLVKHLYDYILIDCPPSLGLLTINSLTAADSVIIPIQCEYYALEGLSQLLNTVRLVQKHLNTGLQIEGVLLTMFDARTNLGIQVIEEVKKYFQQKVYQTIIPRNVRLSEAPSHGQSIITYDPRSKGAEVYMELAKEVISL; translated from the coding sequence TTGTCCAAAATCATTGCAATAACGAATCAGAAGGGTGGCGTCGGTAAGACGACTACTTCTGTAAATCTAGGAGCATCTTTGGCTTCGCTCGGCAAAAGAGTGCTGTTAGTAGATATTGACCCGCAGGGAAACACAACAAGTGGAATTGGCGTCAACAAAGCGGATGTCGTTTATTGCATTTACGATGTTCTCATCAATGACATTCATCCGAAGGACGCAACGGTTGAAACGAACGTAGAAAATCTTAAAATCATTCCGGCTACTATCCAGCTTGCTGGTGCCGAAATTGAACTTGTTCCTACGATTTCAAGAGAAGTTCGGTTGAAAAAGTCTCTTCAGCTAGTAAAGCATCTATACGACTATATTTTGATTGACTGTCCACCATCACTAGGGCTTCTAACGATTAATTCCCTAACTGCTGCTGATTCTGTCATTATTCCAATCCAATGTGAATATTATGCGCTAGAGGGACTTAGTCAGCTGCTTAACACAGTACGTCTAGTCCAGAAGCATTTGAATACAGGGTTGCAAATTGAAGGTGTCCTTCTGACTATGTTTGATGCGAGGACGAATCTAGGGATTCAAGTGATTGAAGAAGTGAAGAAATATTTCCAGCAAAAAGTATATCAGACGATCATTCCACGTAATGTTCGCTTAAGCGAAGCGCCGAGTCATGGGCAATCAATTATCACTTATGATCCTCGTTCTAAAGGAGCCGAAGTGTATATGGAGCTAGCGAAGGAAGTGATCTCCTTATGA
- a CDS encoding right-handed parallel beta-helix repeat-containing protein: protein MNPLSTPHDLPQESATSSSSMSRRKLLSALGASGLAIAAGGLFSTSVAQAAASSTPIYNVKDYGVYGNSRPDQDDAPAIQNVLDTAALNGGIVYFPPGMYFIQSSLRVGSNVILLGAGKNTILKSFMNKFGLLNLSAVSNVQIHRMAFQGMGSFSASYVPLIENGISLTKAADIYISECYFSQIENGIKSVDSSRVTISSCIFDSILGALDYAYLGFGIWCNNADSHRIEYNDFNQLFQACISLNNGTKNSVVAHNRMSRCFTIAIDISAQPSEDPCKQNIISENIIEEFINSSGKTGYTLGIRLKGNCISNQVTRNMISDIDDGAIRIESKGSKQKERPHFNTIEQNTIQTIRKSGIVVLNSYANRVHANNIRDCKGNGILLYSEGKDTGSSCSNNHITANSLVNCSSAPIRISDANCKATIQYGNIGSGNGDTIIDKGTDTITTSL, encoded by the coding sequence GTGAACCCATTGAGCACTCCCCATGACCTGCCGCAAGAATCAGCCACATCCTCGTCTTCTATGAGCAGAAGAAAGCTCTTATCCGCTTTAGGGGCATCTGGCCTTGCCATTGCCGCAGGAGGGCTTTTCTCAACATCCGTTGCGCAAGCAGCCGCATCCTCAACTCCTATTTATAATGTTAAAGACTATGGTGTATACGGTAACTCAAGACCCGACCAAGACGATGCTCCTGCTATTCAAAACGTTCTAGACACAGCTGCCTTGAATGGTGGAATCGTGTATTTTCCTCCCGGCATGTATTTCATTCAATCTTCTTTACGGGTAGGCTCTAACGTAATCCTATTAGGCGCAGGTAAAAATACCATATTAAAATCCTTTATGAATAAGTTCGGCCTACTTAATCTCTCGGCTGTAAGTAATGTTCAAATTCATCGTATGGCCTTCCAAGGTATGGGATCTTTTAGTGCCTCCTATGTCCCTTTGATCGAGAATGGCATCTCCTTGACGAAGGCTGCCGATATCTACATAAGTGAATGCTACTTCTCACAAATCGAGAACGGGATAAAGTCAGTGGATTCAAGCAGAGTTACGATATCCAGCTGCATTTTTGATTCCATTTTAGGCGCACTCGACTATGCTTACTTAGGTTTTGGCATATGGTGTAATAATGCGGACAGCCATCGGATCGAGTACAACGATTTCAATCAGTTATTCCAGGCATGTATCTCTCTAAACAACGGCACGAAAAATTCTGTAGTCGCCCATAATCGTATGAGCCGCTGCTTTACTATAGCTATTGATATATCCGCTCAACCATCAGAGGATCCTTGCAAGCAAAATATCATTTCCGAGAACATCATTGAGGAATTCATCAACTCTAGTGGTAAGACCGGATATACACTGGGTATACGTTTGAAGGGCAATTGTATCTCCAATCAAGTTACACGCAATATGATATCAGATATCGACGATGGTGCCATTCGCATAGAGTCGAAAGGCAGCAAACAAAAAGAACGTCCTCATTTTAATACGATCGAGCAGAATACTATTCAGACCATTCGCAAGTCTGGAATCGTTGTCTTGAACAGCTACGCTAACCGAGTTCACGCTAACAATATTCGAGATTGCAAAGGGAATGGGATTCTTCTTTATTCAGAAGGCAAAGACACCGGTTCCTCCTGCAGCAACAATCACATTACCGCAAATAGTTTAGTGAATTGTTCAAGTGCGCCCATCCGAATATCCGATGCCAATTGTAAAGCTACTATTCAATATGGCAATATCGGGTCAGGCAACGGAGATACGATCATAGATAAAGGCACAGATACCATAACTACCTCTTTATAA
- the rpsF gene encoding 30S ribosomal protein S6, with translation MRKYEVMYIVRTDVEQEQLQATVEKFQGIITNGGGEVTKHDMMGKRRLAYEINKFRDGHYVLVHFNAEPAVVAELDRVFKITDEVIRHLIVNDVA, from the coding sequence ATGCGCAAATATGAAGTAATGTACATCGTTCGTACAGATGTTGAACAAGAACAACTTCAAGCTACTGTGGAGAAGTTTCAAGGAATCATCACAAATGGTGGTGGCGAAGTTACCAAGCATGACATGATGGGTAAACGCCGTCTTGCGTATGAGATCAACAAGTTCCGTGACGGGCACTATGTGCTTGTACATTTCAACGCAGAACCTGCAGTTGTAGCGGAATTGGATCGCGTATTCAAGATTACGGACGAAGTTATTCGTCACTTAATCGTTAACGACGTAGCCTAA
- a CDS encoding aminotransferase class V-fold PLP-dependent enzyme: MKDIIYLDHAASSWPKPPAIMEAMTRCMNEYAANPGRGSHQMAVQASRALFETRKNAAKLFGVKNPNDISFALNTTHALNQAIKGFVREGQHVICTSVEHNSVRRPLEYLREKIGIELTYIKSNVQGELDLKDLEKAFRSNTSLVVMNHSSNLLGTILPVAEVGEMCRARGVKLLVDAAQSAGVLPIHVEDMNIDMLAFPGHKGLLGPQGTGGLYVHSNVELEPLLHGGTGSQSESIEQPTVRPDRFEAGTQNTVGIAGLNEGIKFVLSKTVEEIHKKEWKQTQHLMEALMGIEGVTVLGPALGQNKTGIVSFLIRHTDSSEVAFILDQSFQIAVRAGYHCTPLAHEAVGTLATGAVRASIGYFTKDEEVEALVDAVKEISSQYA, encoded by the coding sequence ATGAAAGATATCATATATTTAGATCATGCAGCATCATCCTGGCCTAAGCCGCCGGCTATAATGGAAGCAATGACAAGATGTATGAACGAATACGCTGCGAATCCTGGAAGAGGTAGTCATCAAATGGCTGTACAGGCAAGCAGAGCGCTCTTCGAAACTAGAAAAAATGCGGCTAAGCTCTTTGGTGTGAAAAATCCAAATGACATATCGTTTGCTCTTAATACAACACATGCACTTAACCAAGCAATTAAAGGATTCGTACGTGAAGGACAGCATGTGATCTGTACAAGCGTTGAGCACAACTCAGTACGTAGACCACTAGAATATCTCAGAGAGAAGATAGGGATTGAGCTTACCTATATCAAAAGCAATGTCCAGGGAGAACTTGATCTTAAAGACCTTGAGAAAGCTTTTCGTTCGAATACTTCCCTTGTAGTCATGAACCACAGCTCGAATTTATTGGGTACGATTCTACCAGTTGCGGAAGTAGGAGAGATGTGCCGTGCAAGAGGTGTTAAGCTGCTCGTAGACGCGGCCCAGAGCGCCGGAGTGCTGCCTATCCACGTAGAAGATATGAACATCGATATGTTAGCTTTTCCCGGTCATAAGGGGCTTCTAGGGCCTCAAGGAACGGGGGGGTTATATGTTCATTCTAACGTAGAACTGGAGCCACTGCTTCATGGTGGAACAGGCAGTCAATCGGAATCGATTGAGCAGCCCACGGTTCGACCAGATCGCTTCGAGGCGGGTACGCAGAATACAGTTGGCATAGCAGGTTTAAATGAAGGAATCAAGTTTGTCTTATCCAAAACCGTAGAAGAAATTCATAAGAAAGAATGGAAGCAAACACAGCATCTTATGGAAGCATTAATGGGAATTGAAGGAGTGACGGTTCTTGGGCCAGCATTGGGACAAAATAAAACAGGAATCGTTTCCTTTCTAATCAGACATACAGATTCATCAGAAGTCGCTTTTATTTTAGATCAATCTTTTCAAATCGCAGTACGAGCAGGATACCACTGTACACCGTTGGCTCATGAAGCAGTAGGAACATTGGCTACAGGCGCAGTGCGAGCTAGTATCGGTTATTTTACAAAAGATGAAGAAGTAGAAGCTCTTGTAGATGCAGTCAAAGAAATAAGTTCACAGTATGCATAA
- a CDS encoding DUF951 domain-containing protein has translation MERKQYQLGDIVQMKKPHPCGTNEMEIIRMGMDIRIKCVGCKHSVLVPRTKFESKLKKVLRSSAEPDAAKEKIGE, from the coding sequence ATGGAAAGAAAGCAATATCAGCTTGGCGATATCGTTCAAATGAAGAAACCCCACCCATGTGGAACGAATGAAATGGAAATTATCCGTATGGGCATGGATATAAGAATTAAGTGTGTAGGGTGCAAGCACAGCGTGTTAGTGCCAAGGACAAAGTTTGAAAGTAAGTTAAAAAAAGTGCTTCGATCATCAGCAGAACCGGATGCTGCAAAGGAGAAAATCGGGGAATAA
- the rpsR gene encoding 30S ribosomal protein S18 gives MAFQKRDNNGEDRGDRKFAPRGKGGKGKRRKVCYFTVNKIKHIDYKDIETLKKFISERGKILPRRVTGTSAKYQRALTVAIKRARTIALLPYTTE, from the coding sequence ATGGCTTTCCAAAAGAGAGACAACAATGGTGAAGACCGCGGCGACCGCAAATTTGCACCTCGTGGCAAAGGCGGTAAAGGTAAACGCCGTAAGGTTTGTTACTTCACAGTAAACAAAATCAAGCATATTGATTATAAAGATATTGAAACTCTTAAAAAGTTCATCTCCGAGCGTGGAAAAATTCTTCCTCGCCGTGTGACAGGAACTTCCGCAAAGTACCAACGTGCATTGACAGTTGCGATCAAACGCGCTCGTACAATCGCTTTGTTGCCTTACACAACGGAATAA
- the ssb gene encoding single-stranded DNA-binding protein, with protein MLNRVILIGRLTRDPELRYTPAGVAVTQFTLAVDRPFSQGKEREADFINIVTWRQLAETCANYLRKGRLTAVEGRLQIRNYDNNEGKRVYVTEVVADNVRFLESGNVGGNREEGAGSNPSYSGGGGNNNNRYGGSREQQDPFIDDGKPIDISDDDLPF; from the coding sequence ATGTTGAACCGTGTCATTCTTATCGGCAGGTTGACCAGAGACCCGGAGCTTCGCTATACTCCAGCAGGAGTTGCAGTCACTCAATTCACACTCGCTGTAGATCGCCCGTTCTCGCAAGGGAAAGAGCGTGAAGCGGACTTTATCAATATCGTAACGTGGAGGCAGCTTGCCGAGACGTGCGCGAACTATTTGCGTAAAGGACGTTTGACAGCAGTAGAAGGACGCCTACAAATTCGTAATTACGACAACAATGAGGGCAAACGCGTATACGTAACCGAAGTTGTTGCCGACAATGTACGTTTCTTGGAATCCGGTAATGTCGGAGGCAACCGTGAAGAGGGTGCGGGGTCAAACCCAAGCTATAGCGGCGGTGGTGGTAACAACAACAACCGATACGGCGGATCACGCGAACAGCAGGATCCTTTCATCGATGACGGGAAACCGATCGACATTTCCGATGATGATCTACCATTCTAA
- a CDS encoding YjzC family protein: MGEWTQFSPGDSAPNDGQYIEIGENAFHMGVNDPKIVTLKKGDPFPKTSNHNRKWKRKDMKQ; the protein is encoded by the coding sequence ATGGGCGAATGGACACAGTTTAGTCCTGGCGATTCTGCGCCAAATGACGGGCAATACATCGAAATCGGCGAAAACGCGTTTCACATGGGTGTGAACGATCCTAAAATCGTAACCCTGAAAAAAGGGGATCCTTTTCCGAAAACAAGTAACCACAACCGCAAATGGAAACGCAAAGATATGAAGCAGTAA
- a CDS encoding cupin domain-containing protein, with protein MMSKKNAEHYVWGQQCDGWFLEQSQERIIIHERMPAGTSEVRHMHEKASQFFFMLSGIATMELDGENIQLHAHEGVTVLPGVPHQMRNDSEESIEFLVISTPTTKGDRYPV; from the coding sequence ATGATGAGCAAGAAGAATGCAGAGCATTATGTATGGGGACAGCAATGTGATGGGTGGTTCTTGGAACAAAGTCAGGAGAGAATCATTATCCATGAACGTATGCCGGCAGGTACAAGTGAAGTAAGGCATATGCATGAGAAAGCATCTCAGTTTTTCTTTATGCTGAGCGGTATAGCAACAATGGAGCTTGATGGAGAGAACATTCAGTTGCATGCCCATGAAGGAGTTACTGTACTCCCTGGAGTGCCTCATCAAATGAGAAATGATTCCGAAGAGAGCATCGAATTTCTTGTGATATCAACACCTACGACCAAAGGCGACCGCTATCCCGTCTAG
- a CDS encoding ParB/RepB/Spo0J family partition protein: MTKGLGKGLGKGLDALLPSLHIDDNDKVIQIPLSQLRANPYQPRKNFNEDSIKELADSIKEHGVIQPIIVRKVLKGFEIIAGERRFRASQLSGLPTIPAVERNFTDQQVMEIALIENVQREDLNALEIAVAYQGIIDQFSLTQEELSAKVGKSRSHIANFLRLLQLPDSIKQYVSRGTLSMGHARAIVGVKDDKIKKELAEATISKQWSVRELEEAIKLLEEQPGQEKEKNKPKDKLRDPYIHQAEDQLRDIYRTTVKIKHQQDKGKIELSYYSKDDLNRLLELLQGKIS, from the coding sequence ATGACAAAAGGGTTAGGTAAAGGTCTTGGGAAGGGGCTAGACGCCTTATTGCCTTCTCTACATATTGATGATAACGATAAGGTTATACAAATTCCTTTATCTCAACTTCGGGCAAATCCATATCAGCCAAGGAAAAATTTCAATGAAGACAGTATCAAAGAGTTGGCTGACTCGATTAAAGAACATGGCGTCATTCAACCGATCATTGTTCGAAAAGTACTCAAGGGTTTTGAAATTATTGCAGGAGAACGGCGCTTTAGAGCCTCTCAGTTAAGTGGACTTCCTACAATACCTGCAGTAGAGCGAAACTTTACCGATCAACAGGTTATGGAGATTGCACTAATTGAGAATGTTCAGCGCGAGGACTTGAATGCACTTGAAATTGCTGTTGCATACCAAGGCATAATAGATCAGTTCTCTTTAACTCAAGAGGAATTGTCTGCTAAGGTCGGAAAGAGCAGGTCCCATATTGCTAACTTTCTAAGATTGCTGCAATTACCAGATTCCATTAAGCAATATGTTTCACGTGGAACATTATCCATGGGGCATGCAAGAGCGATTGTTGGCGTGAAGGATGATAAAATCAAGAAAGAACTCGCCGAAGCCACAATCAGTAAGCAATGGAGTGTACGCGAACTGGAAGAAGCTATTAAACTTCTCGAAGAACAACCAGGGCAAGAAAAAGAAAAGAACAAACCTAAAGATAAACTAAGAGATCCTTATATTCATCAGGCTGAAGATCAGCTGCGTGATATATACCGGACGACGGTGAAAATCAAACATCAGCAGGACAAAGGGAAAATTGAACTGTCGTATTATTCAAAGGATGATTTAAATCGACTGTTGGAACTACTACAAGGAAAAATCTCTTAA
- the rsmG gene encoding 16S rRNA (guanine(527)-N(7))-methyltransferase RsmG, whose translation MDAIQQYFSQLLTDRGIQLSQRQLDQFDMYYRTLIEWNEKMNLTAITEREQVYMKHFYDSLLSFYFPIGDVIKLADIGSGAGFPSIPLKIAFPHLQVTIVDSLNKRITFLRELVSQLELDQVNCVHGRAEDIARQSAFRDQFDLVTARAVARLGVLNEFCLPFARKEGTFMAMKGSEIEEELSEAKFSLSELKGKLVSVDKMELPIEQSIRHFVRIHKVGNTPGKYPRKAGTPLKSPLVKP comes from the coding sequence ATGGACGCTATTCAACAATATTTCTCACAGCTGCTTACAGATCGCGGGATTCAACTTTCTCAGAGACAACTTGACCAGTTTGACATGTATTACCGGACCTTAATTGAGTGGAACGAAAAAATGAATTTAACGGCAATTACAGAAAGAGAACAAGTCTATATGAAGCATTTCTACGACTCTCTTCTTTCTTTTTATTTTCCTATCGGGGATGTTATCAAGCTAGCTGATATAGGCTCTGGCGCTGGATTTCCAAGTATTCCATTGAAGATTGCGTTCCCACATTTACAAGTAACTATCGTCGATTCTTTGAATAAGAGAATTACCTTTTTACGTGAGTTGGTATCTCAGCTTGAGCTTGATCAAGTGAATTGTGTGCATGGAAGAGCAGAGGATATAGCAAGGCAGTCCGCCTTTCGTGACCAGTTTGATCTTGTAACAGCTCGAGCTGTTGCTAGGCTAGGTGTTCTTAATGAGTTCTGTCTTCCTTTTGCAAGAAAAGAGGGGACATTTATGGCGATGAAAGGTTCCGAGATTGAAGAGGAGCTGAGTGAAGCAAAATTCAGTCTATCGGAACTCAAGGGCAAGCTCGTCAGCGTAGATAAAATGGAACTTCCAATTGAACAATCGATTCGTCATTTTGTTCGAATTCATAAGGTGGGAAACACACCTGGTAAATATCCTAGAAAAGCGGGCACCCCTTTAAAAAGCCCTCTGGTGAAACCTTAA
- the yyaC gene encoding spore protease YyaC, which produces MKFQFGFDSSNKKPQSLETLKIQHTEQDTPLLLSRHLHSIFSSLPNYQPIVVICVGTDRSTGDSLGPLVGTHLSKKPGLRSLHLYGTLDEPVHAMNLVETVQRIHLEYEDPFIVAIDACLGQVSSVGCIQVADGPLKPGAGVNKDLPPVGNIHVTGIVNVGGFMEYFVLQNTRLSLVMNMAQVIGDALSMALRRVQAYPTTPTAALQLD; this is translated from the coding sequence ATGAAATTCCAGTTCGGATTTGACTCTAGTAATAAAAAGCCCCAATCACTAGAAACCTTAAAAATACAGCATACCGAGCAAGATACGCCGCTCCTTCTCTCCAGACATCTGCACTCCATCTTCAGTTCACTTCCGAACTATCAGCCTATTGTTGTCATTTGTGTAGGTACGGACCGATCTACCGGAGATTCCTTAGGCCCTCTTGTCGGTACTCACTTAAGCAAAAAACCAGGCCTGCGCTCCCTTCATCTTTATGGAACCTTGGATGAGCCTGTCCATGCAATGAATTTAGTCGAAACCGTACAACGAATTCATCTTGAATACGAAGATCCGTTTATTGTTGCAATCGATGCCTGTTTAGGTCAAGTATCGAGTGTGGGCTGTATTCAAGTTGCAGATGGTCCTCTTAAGCCTGGAGCAGGCGTCAATAAGGACCTGCCCCCTGTCGGCAATATCCATGTAACCGGTATTGTGAATGTTGGCGGATTTATGGAGTACTTTGTTTTACAAAACACTCGCCTAAGCTTAGTCATGAATATGGCTCAAGTGATCGGGGATGCATTATCTATGGCGCTCAGACGAGTTCAAGCATACCCGACGACTCCTACTGCTGCTTTGCAGTTAGATTGA
- a CDS encoding DUF4446 family protein — MGETFGIENSLLFAIIGIGLLILLILNLVLWTKLSSLRKQYLLMMNGSKAENIEDLIMDMQSKINTQKAESDSTSATVAAILDQLKSMKSKVGIHRYNAFADSGSDLSFTIAILDEFQDGIIMTGIHSREQTYLYAKPVQKGQSTYTLSPEEKEAINLTAKQQ; from the coding sequence GTGGGGGAAACGTTTGGAATCGAGAACAGTTTACTATTTGCTATCATCGGAATAGGTTTGCTTATCTTACTTATACTTAACCTTGTATTATGGACAAAGCTTTCATCTCTTAGAAAGCAGTATCTTCTTATGATGAATGGCTCAAAAGCAGAGAACATCGAAGATCTGATCATGGATATGCAATCAAAAATCAACACGCAAAAGGCCGAGTCAGATTCGACTTCAGCCACAGTTGCTGCTATTCTTGATCAACTAAAGAGCATGAAATCGAAGGTAGGCATTCATAGATATAACGCTTTTGCTGATAGTGGTAGCGATTTGAGTTTTACGATCGCGATCTTAGATGAATTTCAAGACGGCATTATCATGACTGGAATTCACAGCAGAGAACAAACCTACTTATACGCGAAGCCAGTGCAAAAAGGTCAATCTACTTATACGTTAAGTCCAGAAGAAAAAGAAGCTATCAATCTAACTGCAAAGCAGCAGTAG
- a CDS encoding mechanosensitive ion channel family protein: MKDTIQWLKDMITSPEWLASAFWIIVKIMVIYIVARITIKIAHKMITHMMSAREKSPLKFDARRTNTIGRLIHNLISYTVNFICILLILGQIGVNLGPLLAGAGVLGLAIGFGAQSLVKDVITGFFIIFEDQFGVGDVIQIDQVKGTVEEIGIRVTRIKSWTGEVHIIPNGNIKQVTNFSIHNSMAVVDVSIAYESDIDRAIEVLKETTQTMFGKLDNIVKEPDVLGVQMLGSSEVVLRIVTECKPNTQFEIARKMNEEIKKQLDANDIEIPYPKTVTYLRSVKEAE, from the coding sequence ATGAAAGATACCATCCAGTGGCTGAAGGACATGATTACAAGCCCAGAATGGCTGGCGAGTGCATTTTGGATTATCGTGAAGATCATGGTGATTTATATTGTAGCAAGAATTACGATCAAGATAGCTCATAAAATGATTACTCACATGATGTCAGCAAGAGAGAAGTCGCCCTTAAAGTTCGATGCTAGAAGAACGAATACGATCGGTAGATTGATACATAATCTAATTTCTTATACGGTAAATTTTATATGCATTCTTCTGATTTTAGGTCAAATCGGGGTTAATTTGGGTCCATTACTGGCTGGTGCGGGGGTACTCGGACTAGCAATCGGATTTGGAGCACAGAGTTTGGTGAAGGATGTCATAACAGGATTTTTCATTATATTTGAAGATCAATTCGGCGTGGGGGATGTCATTCAAATCGATCAAGTTAAGGGAACTGTAGAAGAGATCGGCATTCGAGTCACCCGAATTAAAAGTTGGACAGGTGAGGTTCATATCATTCCGAACGGCAACATTAAGCAGGTAACCAACTTCTCCATACATAATTCCATGGCTGTCGTGGATGTATCCATTGCTTACGAATCCGATATTGATCGGGCCATAGAGGTTCTGAAAGAAACAACTCAAACCATGTTCGGCAAACTCGATAATATTGTGAAGGAACCGGACGTATTGGGCGTTCAAATGTTGGGTAGCTCTGAGGTTGTTCTTCGAATCGTAACGGAATGCAAACCGAATACACAATTTGAAATCGCTAGGAAAATGAATGAAGAGATAAAAAAACAGCTTGATGCAAATGATATCGAGATCCCATATCCGAAGACGGTTACGTATTTAAGATCGGTGAAGGAGGCGGAATAA
- a CDS encoding DUF3343 domain-containing protein gives MLLAFDSTQQALRAEMLLEYADIEIDIRPTPKEVTAGCALSIEFPSESLLLVKEIILSEQVEIRGIYFKNDDKYVNMEES, from the coding sequence ATGCTACTTGCCTTTGATTCTACACAGCAAGCTCTGCGGGCAGAGATGCTGCTAGAGTATGCAGATATAGAGATTGATATAAGGCCAACACCGAAAGAGGTTACTGCAGGTTGTGCGCTTTCTATTGAATTCCCCAGTGAAAGTTTATTGCTAGTGAAAGAAATCATCCTGTCTGAACAGGTAGAAATCCGGGGCATATATTTTAAAAACGACGATAAATATGTTAACATGGAAGAAAGCTAG
- a CDS encoding MazG-like family protein gives MDLARRAKVIEWLKTEVVDHVAHLLKGIWEGSHMKIVDGLASLISCGYILGRRLGISYRSLDEAIIEKMNKHRQEGHQLEDWYGDISSLEEHLRKR, from the coding sequence ATGGATCTGGCGAGGCGGGCCAAAGTCATCGAATGGCTCAAGACGGAAGTCGTCGACCATGTAGCTCATCTGCTCAAAGGGATATGGGAAGGCAGTCACATGAAGATCGTGGATGGACTTGCGAGCCTGATCTCCTGCGGATACATACTAGGAAGAAGACTGGGCATCTCCTACCGGAGCCTGGATGAAGCCATTATTGAAAAAATGAATAAGCATCGCCAAGAGGGTCACCAGCTTGAAGATTGGTATGGGGACATTTCATCCTTGGAAGAACATTTACGTAAGAGGTGA